The following are from one region of the Synergistes jonesii genome:
- a CDS encoding tyrosine-type recombinase/integrase, whose product MLTEIAVRDLRPKEQRFMKADRDGLYVEVVPSGIKYWWFVTQKGGKRRKFSLGRYPELSLKAAREACALKKREVGIATGLEVPDVRFGELAEEWYKTRILPLSANYSRTVRMRLDKYLLPRFAGRPAAFIKGKEILALCKEVEREGFIETAHRVLDIFAAVFQFGIPTGMVPADPTAGLSANLMPVRAAHFAALTDRRDVAELMRGIRYYRQRRVRNALLFSAYTFCRPGEVRGALWRELDLPRREWRIPAERMKGNREHVVPLSRQAAEVLEDERRLLDEDGVRTEFVFPSERSATRPMSENTVRIAIRSMGFGPDKMTAHGFRHMASTILNESGLWSADAIETQLAHSAGGVREIYNQAKYMPERVRMMQWYADELDGLSGGGIS is encoded by the coding sequence ATGCTGACTGAGATCGCGGTGCGGGACCTTCGCCCGAAGGAGCAGCGCTTTATGAAGGCCGACCGAGACGGCCTGTATGTCGAGGTGGTGCCGTCCGGCATCAAGTATTGGTGGTTCGTTACGCAGAAGGGCGGCAAACGACGGAAGTTTTCCCTTGGAAGGTATCCGGAGCTGTCGCTGAAGGCTGCGCGCGAGGCGTGCGCGCTTAAGAAGCGGGAGGTGGGGATAGCGACGGGGCTTGAAGTGCCTGACGTGCGCTTCGGCGAGCTGGCGGAGGAATGGTATAAGACGCGTATCCTGCCTCTGTCGGCGAATTACAGCCGGACGGTGCGGATGCGCCTGGATAAGTATCTGCTGCCGCGCTTTGCGGGACGGCCGGCGGCGTTTATCAAGGGCAAGGAGATCCTCGCGCTCTGCAAGGAGGTCGAACGGGAGGGGTTTATCGAGACGGCGCATCGCGTGCTGGATATTTTCGCGGCGGTTTTTCAGTTCGGCATTCCCACGGGTATGGTGCCCGCGGATCCCACCGCGGGCCTGTCTGCCAATCTGATGCCGGTGCGCGCCGCGCATTTCGCCGCGCTGACGGACCGACGGGACGTAGCGGAGCTTATGCGCGGAATAAGGTATTATAGACAGCGCCGGGTGCGCAACGCGCTGCTGTTTTCGGCGTATACTTTCTGCCGGCCCGGCGAGGTGCGCGGCGCGCTGTGGCGCGAGCTCGACCTGCCGCGGCGGGAGTGGCGCATACCGGCGGAGCGCATGAAGGGAAACAGAGAGCATGTCGTGCCGCTGTCGCGCCAGGCGGCGGAGGTTCTGGAGGATGAGCGGCGGCTGCTCGACGAAGACGGCGTCAGGACGGAGTTCGTCTTTCCATCGGAGCGCTCGGCGACACGGCCGATGTCGGAGAATACCGTGCGGATCGCGATACGCTCTATGGGCTTCGGTCCGGATAAGATGACGGCGCACGGCTTCCGGCATATGGCGTCGACGATCCTCAACGAGTCCGGGCTTTGGTCCGCGGACGCGATAGAGACGCAGCTCGCGCACAGCGCCGGAGGCGTGCGGGAGATTTATAACCAGGCGAAGTATATGCCGGAACGGGTGAGGATGATGCAGTGGTATGCGGATGAGCTGGACGGGCTGTCAGGCGGCGGGATTTCTTGA
- a CDS encoding DUF4062 domain-containing protein encodes MSYPATVYKIFTASPSDTSEERKIVDDTIKEWNIVNSEKNRVVLMDMSAKQNAYADSGKPPQKIINNQLVKDADILVAIFKRKFGSPTDTHPSGTAEEIDIQINKKKPVMLFFYNRETARDEFDSCKNDIQKINELKDKYKNNTYYQLYQSTIDFKDIFRKNLYQLVNQYCIHQPVVEESVDDFNARIQKIIDDPKMFRINIFTYPNNGYADDTYNLYDDDTPTSTTQYSGTGNLYCYKEKSLKDIFPYVSSAVCTNRKTDAGGFENAIKRAALDNDSMSMSDLFLGDGIADEIIGSMVTKGLLKRESENGFFILTDLGLALSIRLERT; translated from the coding sequence ATGTCATATCCAGCTACTGTTTATAAAATTTTCACAGCTTCTCCTTCCGACACATCAGAAGAGCGCAAAATAGTAGACGATACAATAAAAGAGTGGAATATCGTCAATTCAGAAAAAAATAGAGTGGTGCTTATGGATATGTCTGCGAAGCAAAACGCCTACGCTGACAGTGGAAAACCGCCACAGAAAATAATCAATAATCAGTTGGTTAAGGACGCGGATATATTAGTTGCCATCTTCAAGCGGAAATTCGGCAGCCCCACCGACACGCATCCGAGCGGCACTGCGGAAGAGATAGACATCCAAATAAATAAAAAGAAACCGGTTATGCTTTTTTTCTACAACAGAGAAACAGCAAGAGACGAGTTCGATTCTTGTAAAAATGATATTCAGAAAATTAACGAACTCAAAGATAAGTATAAGAACAATACATACTATCAGCTATACCAATCTACTATAGATTTCAAAGACATATTCCGCAAAAACTTATACCAACTTGTTAACCAATACTGCATACACCAGCCTGTTGTCGAAGAAAGCGTTGATGACTTCAATGCTCGAATACAAAAAATAATAGACGATCCCAAAATGTTCCGAATCAATATATTTACATATCCCAACAATGGGTATGCAGATGATACATACAATTTGTATGACGACGATACTCCGACATCAACAACACAATATTCCGGCACTGGAAATCTGTATTGCTACAAGGAGAAATCTTTAAAAGATATTTTCCCATATGTATCAAGTGCTGTTTGTACAAACAGAAAGACGGATGCGGGGGGATTTGAAAATGCAATAAAGCGCGCCGCGCTTGATAACGATTCAATGTCAATGAGCGATCTTTTTTTAGGCGATGGTATAGCAGATGAAATTATTGGAAGTATGGTAACAAAAGGACTGTTAAAACGTGAAAGTGAAAATGGATTTTTTATTTTAACCGATTTAGGACTCGCACTAAGCATACGCCTAGAGAGGACATAA
- a CDS encoding DUF4145 domain-containing protein, whose product MNKWFNGDIRWSNTERLSNREYHCPFCLNKVSSNTGYGFIVTFEYSDSRIGSKNGAIYICPHCQYPTLVILDFQFPGIPEVKSLDHLPGVIKGIYEEARTCMSNNCYTAASMLCRKIIMNTAVSEGAKTNLNFFTYVDYLKGKNLFHPKCESLLSTIKDKGNEANHEIEDVTKNDAKNVLLFTYYLLLYVYEIPGKINAEIPG is encoded by the coding sequence TTGAACAAATGGTTTAATGGAGACATTCGCTGGAGTAATACAGAGCGGTTATCCAATCGGGAATATCATTGCCCGTTTTGTTTAAATAAAGTTTCTTCAAATACAGGATATGGTTTTATTGTAACCTTTGAATATTCGGACAGCAGAATCGGATCTAAGAATGGGGCCATATACATATGCCCTCACTGCCAATATCCAACACTGGTAATCTTGGATTTCCAGTTTCCGGGAATACCGGAAGTCAAGTCTTTAGATCACCTTCCTGGGGTTATTAAGGGTATTTACGAAGAAGCAAGAACCTGTATGAGCAACAACTGCTATACGGCAGCGTCGATGCTTTGCAGAAAAATCATTATGAACACGGCGGTCTCTGAAGGTGCGAAGACCAATTTAAATTTTTTCACATACGTAGACTACCTGAAAGGCAAAAATTTATTTCATCCAAAATGTGAATCGCTCCTATCAACAATCAAAGATAAAGGGAACGAAGCAAACCATGAAATAGAAGATGTAACAAAGAACGACGCTAAAAACGTATTACTATTTACATATTACCTGCTTCTATATGTTTATGAGATACCAGGGAAAATCAACGCCGAAATCCCGGGATAA
- a CDS encoding type II toxin-antitoxin system RelB/DinJ family antitoxin has product MGTVCDNVVRFRIDSETKAKAAEALDCMGLTISDAMRITLRRISEEGRLPFDVEIPNARTRRAIRDMREGRTTRFETVEEALKDLGL; this is encoded by the coding sequence ATGGGCACAGTATGTGACAATGTGGTGCGTTTCCGGATCGACTCGGAAACAAAAGCAAAAGCCGCCGAAGCTTTAGATTGCATGGGACTCACCATATCCGACGCCATGCGCATAACGCTGCGCAGGATAAGCGAAGAAGGGCGCCTGCCCTTTGATGTGGAAATCCCGAACGCCCGCACCCGCCGCGCGATACGCGACATGCGCGAAGGGCGGACAACCCGCTTTGAGACCGTCGAAGAAGCTCTGAAAGACTTAGGCCTCTGA
- a CDS encoding HAD family hydrolase: MANIIALVWDFDKTLVNGYMEDPVFEFYNVNPKVFWDEVNALPAKYMREQKVKVNPDTIYLNHMIRYAREGKFEGLNNDKLYDLGKNLRFYDGIPDIFERTQALIEKEPIYAEYDIKLEHYIVSTGISQVIRGSSVARFAKQIWGCEFIEGPDPNDKSRYIISEVGYSLDNTTKTRALFEINKGVGLIDDMTVNTKIPEEHRRVHFINMVYVADGPSDVPAFSVVNQNGGATFAIYPKGDMKALKQVEQMRADGRINMYAEADYSEGTTAFMWLCNKITEFAERIRVEERQKQARYTDIEPPKHLMG; the protein is encoded by the coding sequence TTGGCAAATATAATCGCCCTTGTGTGGGATTTTGATAAGACGCTGGTCAATGGTTATATGGAGGATCCTGTTTTTGAGTTTTACAATGTGAATCCAAAGGTTTTTTGGGATGAGGTCAATGCTTTGCCGGCAAAGTATATGAGAGAACAGAAGGTGAAGGTAAACCCTGACACGATTTATCTTAATCATATGATCCGTTATGCCAGGGAAGGGAAGTTTGAGGGGCTGAATAATGATAAATTGTATGACCTTGGGAAAAATCTGCGTTTTTATGACGGGATACCTGATATTTTTGAAAGGACGCAGGCCCTGATCGAAAAGGAGCCGATTTATGCGGAGTATGACATAAAGCTGGAGCATTATATCGTGAGTACGGGGATCAGCCAGGTTATCCGCGGTTCAAGCGTAGCCAGGTTTGCTAAACAGATCTGGGGCTGTGAATTTATCGAGGGGCCCGACCCTAATGACAAAAGCAGATATATTATCAGCGAAGTCGGGTATTCACTGGATAATACTACGAAGACAAGGGCCCTTTTCGAGATCAATAAGGGTGTCGGGTTGATAGATGATATGACTGTGAACACGAAGATACCGGAGGAGCACCGCAGGGTGCATTTTATCAACATGGTTTATGTGGCTGACGGGCCAAGCGACGTGCCGGCGTTTTCAGTAGTAAATCAGAATGGCGGAGCAACTTTCGCTATTTACCCTAAGGGTGATATGAAAGCATTGAAGCAGGTGGAGCAAATGCGGGCGGATGGCCGGATCAATATGTACGCGGAGGCGGATTATTCTGAGGGGACAACGGCTTTTATGTGGCTGTGCAATAAGATCACGGAGTTTGCGGAGCGCATTCGCGTGGAAGAGAGGCAAAAACAGGCCAGGTATACAGATATAGAGCCGCCAAAGCATTTGATGGGATAG
- a CDS encoding helix-turn-helix domain-containing protein → MNIGDIIAKRRKESNFSQEQLAEAAEISQSYISRIELGKEKPSFELLERIAVALNCELFIDLVPIGEQRRLFTPDEYPVEDNAALQTSTPTWLTLENARALTIFGIAYQKLEIEKNTLSTAELKALEGIIETCLSLITPKGGE, encoded by the coding sequence ATGAACATTGGAGACATAATTGCTAAACGCAGGAAAGAAAGTAATTTCAGCCAAGAACAATTGGCTGAAGCTGCTGAGATTAGCCAGAGCTATATCAGCAGAATCGAACTCGGAAAAGAAAAACCTTCTTTTGAGTTGTTAGAACGTATAGCAGTAGCTCTCAATTGCGAGTTATTTATCGATTTAGTGCCTATCGGCGAGCAGCGTCGGCTCTTTACCCCAGATGAATATCCGGTAGAAGACAACGCCGCTCTGCAAACATCGACGCCGACATGGCTCACCCTTGAAAACGCGCGCGCTCTTACTATTTTCGGCATCGCATATCAAAAATTGGAAATAGAAAAGAATACGCTCTCAACAGCCGAACTCAAGGCACTTGAAGGCATTATTGAAACATGTTTATCACTGATAACCCCAAAAGGAGGAGAATAA
- the smpB gene encoding SsrA-binding protein SmpB, with protein sequence MPDDKTVAQNRKARHEYFILDSFEVGIVLSGTEIKSVRDGRVNLKDGFAAVERGELWLYNVHISPYEKGTIYNKDPLRARKLLVHKAEIRRFVEKTREKGLTLVPLKMYLKEGRRAKIELAVAKGKQLHDKRGSAAERDAEREMSRALRRRSRGEDDY encoded by the coding sequence GTCGCGCAGAATCGGAAGGCGAGACATGAATATTTTATATTGGACTCCTTCGAAGTTGGCATTGTTTTATCGGGAACGGAAATAAAATCCGTCAGAGACGGCAGAGTTAACCTCAAAGACGGCTTTGCGGCCGTCGAAAGGGGCGAGCTGTGGCTCTACAACGTTCACATCTCGCCTTACGAAAAAGGTACGATCTACAACAAAGACCCGCTTCGCGCGCGCAAGCTGCTTGTCCACAAAGCTGAGATACGCAGGTTCGTCGAAAAGACGCGCGAAAAAGGTTTGACGCTCGTGCCGTTGAAAATGTACCTTAAAGAGGGCAGGCGCGCAAAGATAGAGCTTGCCGTAGCTAAGGGAAAGCAGCTCCACGACAAGCGCGGCAGCGCCGCAGAGCGTGACGCGGAGCGCGAGATGTCAAGGGCGCTGCGCCGCAGGTCACGCGGCGAAGACGATTATTAG
- a CDS encoding SDH family Clp fold serine proteinase: MIWRRIRTKKRKLFFILTTNGGSIEEVERIVNVVRHFYDEVVFAIPDYAYSAGTVLCMSGDEIYMNYYSVLGPIDPQVPNKDGRYIPAQGYLDKVGEFIEKSRENNLTDAEFMMLRELDLANLRYYQQARELSIELLKKWLVRYKFKNWNNHRTTDPGRAVTPDEKEKRAEDIAADLSDNNRWKSHGRGLDIKTLQDLKLEIVDFEEDADLASNLNKYYALVRDYIGQRKLGAFFHTRRFI; the protein is encoded by the coding sequence CTGATTTGGAGGAGGATAAGAACAAAAAAACGAAAGTTATTTTTTATTCTCACAACGAACGGTGGGAGTATAGAAGAGGTCGAACGTATAGTAAACGTTGTCCGCCATTTTTATGACGAAGTTGTTTTTGCTATCCCGGATTATGCCTACAGCGCAGGCACGGTCTTATGTATGAGCGGCGACGAAATTTATATGAATTATTACAGTGTGCTTGGCCCAATAGACCCGCAGGTCCCCAATAAGGATGGACGATATATTCCGGCTCAGGGGTATCTCGATAAGGTGGGGGAGTTTATAGAGAAATCAAGGGAAAATAATTTGACCGACGCTGAGTTTATGATGTTAAGGGAATTAGATCTTGCCAATCTGCGTTATTATCAGCAGGCAAGGGAGCTCAGCATCGAACTGTTGAAGAAATGGTTAGTTCGATATAAATTCAAAAATTGGAATAATCATAGGACTACAGATCCAGGCAGGGCAGTCACACCGGATGAGAAGGAAAAGAGAGCCGAGGATATCGCTGCGGATCTGAGCGATAATAACCGGTGGAAGTCCCATGGCAGAGGGCTTGATATCAAAACCTTGCAAGATTTGAAACTTGAAATTGTCGATTTTGAAGAAGATGCGGATCTGGCGTCTAATCTGAATAAATATTATGCACTTGTACGCGACTATATAGGACAAAGAAAACTTGGAGCTTTCTTTCACACGAGGAGGTTTATATGA
- a CDS encoding type II toxin-antitoxin system RelE/ParE family toxin has protein sequence MLAIELTAQFRRDKKRMEKRGADMTKLRGAILLLASEAEIPPKYKDHALKGNWEGCRDLHIEADWLLIYEIKDNTLGLARTGTHADLFGG, from the coding sequence ATGTTGGCCATTGAGCTTACAGCCCAATTTAGGCGCGACAAAAAACGAATGGAAAAGCGCGGCGCCGACATGACAAAACTTCGGGGCGCCATCCTTCTGCTTGCGTCAGAAGCGGAAATACCGCCGAAATATAAAGACCACGCGCTGAAAGGCAATTGGGAAGGATGCCGCGATCTTCATATAGAAGCGGACTGGCTTCTGATATACGAAATCAAAGATAACACGCTGGGACTTGCCCGTACCGGCACGCACGCGGACCTGTTCGGGGGATAA
- a CDS encoding helix-turn-helix transcriptional regulator: MFDREKMRMMRLGKRMSQAQLAEAVGISQSFLNNFEVGRYVPSLKHLEAIAKALGCSAKELILEERSQE, from the coding sequence ATGTTTGACAGGGAGAAGATGCGGATGATGCGGCTGGGGAAGAGGATGTCGCAGGCGCAGCTGGCGGAAGCGGTGGGGATTTCTCAGTCTTTTCTCAATAATTTTGAGGTCGGGAGGTATGTGCCGTCGCTGAAGCATCTTGAAGCGATCGCGAAGGCACTGGGGTGTTCGGCCAAAGAGCTGATTTTGGAGGAGAGATCACAGGAATGA